Within Candidatus Polarisedimenticolaceae bacterium, the genomic segment CTCGGGACCCAGGCGGCGGCCGAGTAGGCCGGGGGCGGGAGGAAACACGATGATCCAGATGCGGACCATCCTCCAGGTCGCGGACAACTCGGGCGCCCGGAAGATCTCGTGCATCAACCTCCGCGGCGGCTCGAAGGGGCAGTACGCGGAGATCGGCGACGTGATCACGGCGAACGTGAAGGAAGCGGCCCCCGACGGCAAGGTCAAGAAGGGCCAGGTCGTCAAGGCGGTGATCGTCCGGCAGGTCAACGCCTACCGGCGCCGCGACGGTTCCTACATCCGCTTCGACGAGAACGCCGCGGTGCTGATCAACGACGCCAAGGAGCCGATCGGAACGCGCGTCTTCGGACCCGTTGCCCGCGAGCTGCGCGACCAGTTCATGAAGATCGTCTCCCTCGCTCCGGAAGTTCTGTAGGACGAGGGGGGGTAGGAGCGACGATGGGCAGGATCCGGATCCGG encodes:
- the rplN gene encoding 50S ribosomal protein L14; amino-acid sequence: MIQMRTILQVADNSGARKISCINLRGGSKGQYAEIGDVITANVKEAAPDGKVKKGQVVKAVIVRQVNAYRRRDGSYIRFDENAAVLINDAKEPIGTRVFGPVARELRDQFMKIVSLAPEVL